A segment of the Rhizobium sp. ZPR4 genome:
TGATGCTCGCGGCGTCAGGAAGCTGTCGGCCGATGTCGCTGCGCCTGGAAGCGACAGCACCATCGATTGCGTCGTCATCAGCGTCGCCGCGACCCAGGCGAAAGCCGCGACTGCGACGCCGGTGGCCAGAGTGCCGGGACGGATGCTGAAGGGTTTTTTTGATCGCGAGGCGTAGCCGGAGCGCGAATTGAAGTTACCGAACGTTTCGGTCACGAACGCCATGATACTCGTTATCCAAACTACACAGACACCAAGCCGGCTCAAGAACGCACACGCGCCCTAACGCGAAAGTCGCGTTCGGTCGCCAACTTGCCGGCTGTCTGGAAGCATGCCGAATTATGGTAACCAATTCCTTTACGATGGCTCATTCTTGGATATTCATTGAAAAAAGGGATAGTTTTGAACGCCCCACTCACCCGGGCCAGTGAAGCCGTTAGAGAGTAAATCCGGCCGACAATTGGTCGCGGAGCCTCACAGGCGTTCACTTTTCCGTGTAGCTTCGGCTAATTTAGCGTAGCGGCAAAAATAAGGCCGAGGACGATGGCGAGTTCGAAATCATGCAAAACGCCTTGCAGGCATGAAAAAAGCCCGGCCCGATCAATCCTCTATGGATGAATAGGCCGGGCTGATCGAGCTTCAATCTGCGTCGGGCTGAGTTAAGCGCTCAGCATCAGATCCATGTTCTGTACGGCTGCACCGGATGCGCCCTTGCCGAGATTGTCGAGCAGCGCCACCAGATTGACCTGCGCTCCGCCCTGCGTGCCGAAGACGAAGAGCTTCATTGTATCCTTGCCGGCGAGCTCGACGGCGTTGACACGGGGCAGGGCGCGGCTCTCATCGAGCGAGACGACCTGAACGATATCCTGGCCGGCATAATGGTCGACGAGCGCAGCATGAATGCTCTCCAGCGTCGCGCCTTCTGCGAGATCGCCGAGATGCAGCGGCACCTGCACGATCATGCCCTGGGGGAAGCGTCCGACGGAGGGCGAGAAGATCGGCGCACGCTCCAGCAGGCCGTGCGTCGTCATCTCGGGCACATGCTTATGGGTCAGCGGCAGGCCGTAGAGGAAATGCGGTGCGGTGATGGCATCCGGATGCTCCGGGTTTTCCATCTGCGCAATCATTTGCTTGCCGCCGCCCGTATAGCCGGACACGGCATTGACCGTCACGGGATAGCCTGTCGGGATGATGCCGGCGGCGCGCAGCGGCCGGATGACGCCGATTGCGCCCGTCGGATAGCAGCCGGGATTGGCGACGAAACGTGCCGCCCTGATCTTGTTGCCCTGGTTGCTGTCCATTTCGGCAAAGCCATAGGCCCAGTCGGGATGGATGCGGAAGGCTGTCGAGGTGTCGATAACGCGGACATTATTGTTGCCCGCTACCATCTTCACCGCTTCCTTCGACGCATCGTCGGGCAAGCAGAGGATCGCGATGTCAGCACTGTTCAGCATGTCCTCGCGCATGGCGGCATTGCGGCGTTCCGCTTCGGGAATGGACAGCAGCTCGACATCGCGGCGGTCGGCCATGCGCGTGCGGATCTGCAAGCCCGTGGTTCCGTGTTCGCCATCGATGAAGATTTTCGGTGCCATCTTATTCCTGCTCTTTCAATAGGTTGAGAGTACTTCCGGACTCAGTTTGCCATGTCGTTGATTCAATTTCATAACAGCCGCTTCGGAAACGACAGGGCAGCCTTGGAAAGCCATCATGCCTGTCCCGAAATCATGTCTCAGCGACCGCTCGCACGTCGTTCGGCGTGGAGACCGAGCATATACATCGCCACGGTCGCGCCCGCAATGGCGGTGATGTCGGCATGGTCGTAGGCGGGGGAGACTTCGACGACATCAGCGCCCCTGATGTCAAGCTGATGCAACCTTTGCAACACCGACAGGATTTTCGCGCTGGAAGGACCTCCTGCGACCGGCGTTCCCGTGCCCGGAGCATAGGCCGGATCGAGGCAATCTATATCGAAGGTCAGATAGGTCGGTGCGCCCTTGGTATGGGAGACAATCAGGGAGGCAATGTCGCCGGCACTCATGTCCTCGACCTGATGGCCATACAGAATCTGGATGCCGAAATCCTCAGGCGCGTGGGTGCGGATGCCGATCTGGATCGAGCGGTCCGGGTCGATCAGCCCGTCGCGCACGGCGCGGGCAACGAAGGAGCCGTGGTCGATACGCTTGCCATCATCGAACCAGGTGTCCTGATGCGCATCGAACTGCACCAGCGCCAGTGGCCCATGCTTGGCGACTTGCGCCTTCAACAGCGGCCAGGTGATGAAGTGATCGCCGCCGAGCGTCAGCATGAAGGCGCCGCTGTCGAGGATCGTCGTCGCCTGTCTTTCGATTGCAGCGGGCGTATCCTGATGATTGCCGTAGTCGAGCAGACAGTCGCCGTAGTCGATCACGGCCATCTCGGCGAAGAGATCGCGGTCGAAGGGATATTGCGGATCATTGTCGAAGATCGCCGAAGCGCGGCGGATCGCCTGCGGTCCGAAGCGCGTTCCCGGCCGGTTTGACGTGGCTGCATCGAAGGGTATGCCCCAGACCACGGCGTCGACGCCCTCAAGCGATTTTGTGAAGCGGCGGCGCATGAAGGAGAGCGCGCCGGCAAAGGTCGGGTCGCTGGCAGCCGAGGTCAGGCTGGCGGCAGTGAAGGCGTGATCAATCGATGTGCTCGGCAAGCGCGTCCCCTTTGTCCCGCTGGAAGTCGTAGGCCCGTTCTACCCGCGCTACGCGAACCTTGTATTGCTCGTACCAGCGCTCGCGGCCGAGCTTCTGCGCCGCCAGATGCGACATGACATTCTTCCAGGCAAGGATGCTCTCTTCGTCCCGCCAGAAGGAATTGGTGATGCCGAAGCCATCGGCGCCTCTCGCGCTCTCAAGCCCAAGACAGCCGTCCTGCGCCAGCGCCATTTCCTCCATGCGCTCACCCATGGCGCCATAGCCATTGTCGCCGGCTGTCCGGATCGAGGCGAAGGAGACGATGTAGTAGGGCGGCTCGGGAGTGGCCGCAAAGCGGGATGCTTTGTTGGTGCTCATGACGTGCCTCACGGGATGGAACGGAATTCCGTTCTGTGAATCGCGGATAGGTCGTGTTCGATGCTTATTTGCCCGATCTGGCGGTGCATTGATATGCCTTTTTCACGCAGGCGATCTGCGGCGTCGAGCAATTGGCCTGTCCATCGGTCACGACACAATAGGAGCAGCTGTCGTTGAACTCGCGACAGTCCGGAGTTGCCTGGAGAAAATCCTTCATGCTCTGCATCTCTGCGGCCTTGTCGGCTGGCGGAGCTGGCTGGGCATCGTCACACAGAGCGGGTGCTGCGCTGGCGATCAAAAGCAGAAGCGAAAAGATGAATCCACGCATTGAACTCTCCCGGTGCTTGTACCGGAACTTTGTCACAAAATGGGCCGCTTGCCTTGGCGGATTTGCATCTTTTTGCTGCTGCAAAAGAAAAAGGCCGGGAAAACCCGGCCTTTCCAAAAATCCGATCTCGGATAAGCGATTAACGCTTGGAGAACTGGAAGGAACGACGTGCCTTCGCACGGCCGTACTTCTTGCGTTCGACGACGCGGCTGTCGCGGGTCAGGAAGCCACCCTTCTTCAGCACCGAGCGCAGGCCCGGTTCGAAGTAGGTGATTGCCTTGGACAGGCCATGACGAACGGCACCGGCCTGGCCGGAGAGGCCGCCGCCGGCAACGGTTGCGATGATGTCGAACTGGCCGTCACGGGCAGCAGCGACGATCGGCTGACGCAGGATCATCTGCAGAACCGGACGGGCGAAGTAAGCCGTGTAGTCCTTGCCGTTGACGATGATCTTGCCGGAGCCGGCCTTGACCCAAACGCGGGCGACGGCGTCCTTACGCTTGCCGGTCGCGTAGGAGCGGCCGAGCGAGTCAACCTTGCGGACGTGAACCGGAGCAGCAGCTGCTTCCGACGTCGTGCCGAGGTCCTTCAGGGAGGAAAGGTCAGCCATTATCAGGCGCTCCTTACGTTCTTCTTGTTCAGCTTGGCGACGTCGAGGACGACCGGCTGCTGGGCTTCGTGGGGATGGTTGGAGCCGGCGTAGACGCGCAGGTTCTTCATCTGGCGACGGCCGAGCGGGCCGCGGGGAACCATGCGCTCGACGGCCTTCTCAACGACGCGCTCCGGGAAGCGACCTTCGATGATCTGGCGAGCCGTACGCTCCTTGATGCCGCCGGCATAACCGGTGTGCCAGTAGTAAACCTTGTCTTCGTACTTTTTGCCGGTGAAGACGACCTTGTCGGCATTGATGACGATGACGTTGTCGCCGTCGTCGACGTGGGGCGTGAAGGTAGCCTTATGCTTGCCGCGCAGACGCATTGCGATGATAGAAGCGAGACGGCCAACGACAAGCCCTTCGGCGTCGATGAGAACCCACTTCTTCTCCACCTCTGCAGGCTTCTGGGAGAAGGTTGCCATGTTGCATACTCTCTTTTTGGACCCTTGGCCCGAAGGCGTCTGGGCGTTTCTTGTTGCTTGGTTTGGCGCACATGAATGCGTGCCAAAAAGAAAGCAGCCCGAAAAGGCTGCGATCTGCGGCGGCTTATAGAGCGATTGAGAGCCTGCGTCAATATCGCCTCATTGGCGGCCTGTAAAAATTATAAAGAAAAATCAATATGTTGCTTATGTGGTAAAATAAAACCACATATTTTATGGTCAACCCAGGCGCAAAACCAGCACTCCGGCGGCGATGATGGCGCCGGCAATATAGCGCCAGATGCTCGATCGCTCCTTCAAGACGACGACCGATATCACCAAAGCGAAGAGGATCGAGGTCTCGCGCAAGGCGGCGACCATGGCGACCGGCGCTTTGGTCATCGCCCACAATGCCAGCCCATAAGAAGCGATCGATCCGCCGCCGCCGATCAGTCCGCGCCACCAGTTATAGCGGACATGGGCGGCGACGGCATTGATGCCGCGTTGCGATATCGCCCAGGCGAAAAGGAGAACGGGGGGCAGGAGTGCCATCCATAGGGTATAGGAAACTGAATTGCCCGATGCCCGCGCGCCGATGCCGTCGACATAGGTATAGGTCGCGATGACGACGGCATTGGCAAGCGCGAGAACGATCGCCTGGCGGCTGCCCTTTCGCGCCTCGAAGGCAAGCGTCAGTATGCCGGCACAAATGGTCATGGTGCCGATCAACGCGCCGCCCGAAAGCGTCTCCTTCAGGATGAAGCTGCTTGTGGAGACGATGATGAGTGGCGCGACACCGCGCATCAGCGGATAGACGAGCCCGATATCCCCGGCTCGATATGCGGCCGCCACCAGCTGGAAATAGGCAAATTGAAGGATGGCGGATGCACCGATGAACGGCCAGGCCGCAGAGGCCGGCAGAGGCAGGAATGGCAGAAGAGGCAATGCCGCGACTGCGCCGCCGGCTGAAACCAGCGCCGCATCGAGCGACTTATCGGTTCCGGCCTTGATGATCGCATTCCATGTCGCATGCAGCAGGGCGCCGAAAAGGACGAGCGCGATAACGTCGAGAGACACGGAAAACCTCGGGAATTGACAGGCCTAACGGCAATGCTTGGTATTTTGTGGGAGTGTAGCCCCCATATGATCCGCAATACATCGAAAAGCAACGAAATATCGGTCATTATGGAGGATTGCCCGCCTGCTCCGATCATCACGGACGTCGAGAGCGACGTTTTCGTTATGTTCCAAATTGTCCTTTCCAGCATTATAAATAACTAATTTATTGGAGTATGAAGCGCGAACAAATATCGCATGTCCTGTGAACGCGGGAGTAGCATTAGACACTTCTTACTTAAAAACGACAGAGGGCCGTGTCGCTTGCAATGCTGCCTGTGATTTGGTGTGCGAAAATCGCGGCGAAAACGCCGCGCGCAGCCCCTCTTCCTCTCATGAATAGAGTGGATAATTCTACAAGAGATGAAAAATATTACAGCTAACGCGCGCCACCGCTGATAAAAATCATACTAA
Coding sequences within it:
- the argC gene encoding N-acetyl-gamma-glutamyl-phosphate reductase — translated: MAPKIFIDGEHGTTGLQIRTRMADRRDVELLSIPEAERRNAAMREDMLNSADIAILCLPDDASKEAVKMVAGNNNVRVIDTSTAFRIHPDWAYGFAEMDSNQGNKIRAARFVANPGCYPTGAIGVIRPLRAAGIIPTGYPVTVNAVSGYTGGGKQMIAQMENPEHPDAITAPHFLYGLPLTHKHVPEMTTHGLLERAPIFSPSVGRFPQGMIVQVPLHLGDLAEGATLESIHAALVDHYAGQDIVQVVSLDESRALPRVNAVELAGKDTMKLFVFGTQGGAQVNLVALLDNLGKGASGAAVQNMDLMLSA
- the speB gene encoding agmatinase, which produces MPSTSIDHAFTAASLTSAASDPTFAGALSFMRRRFTKSLEGVDAVVWGIPFDAATSNRPGTRFGPQAIRRASAIFDNDPQYPFDRDLFAEMAVIDYGDCLLDYGNHQDTPAAIERQATTILDSGAFMLTLGGDHFITWPLLKAQVAKHGPLALVQFDAHQDTWFDDGKRIDHGSFVARAVRDGLIDPDRSIQIGIRTHAPEDFGIQILYGHQVEDMSAGDIASLIVSHTKGAPTYLTFDIDCLDPAYAPGTGTPVAGGPSSAKILSVLQRLHQLDIRGADVVEVSPAYDHADITAIAGATVAMYMLGLHAERRASGR
- a CDS encoding antibiotic biosynthesis monooxygenase; this translates as MSTNKASRFAATPEPPYYIVSFASIRTAGDNGYGAMGERMEEMALAQDGCLGLESARGADGFGITNSFWRDEESILAWKNVMSHLAAQKLGRERWYEQYKVRVARVERAYDFQRDKGDALAEHID
- the rpsI gene encoding 30S ribosomal protein S9, whose amino-acid sequence is MADLSSLKDLGTTSEAAAAPVHVRKVDSLGRSYATGKRKDAVARVWVKAGSGKIIVNGKDYTAYFARPVLQMILRQPIVAAARDGQFDIIATVAGGGLSGQAGAVRHGLSKAITYFEPGLRSVLKKGGFLTRDSRVVERKKYGRAKARRSFQFSKR
- the rplM gene encoding 50S ribosomal protein L13 — encoded protein: MATFSQKPAEVEKKWVLIDAEGLVVGRLASIIAMRLRGKHKATFTPHVDDGDNVIVINADKVVFTGKKYEDKVYYWHTGYAGGIKERTARQIIEGRFPERVVEKAVERMVPRGPLGRRQMKNLRVYAGSNHPHEAQQPVVLDVAKLNKKNVRSA
- a CDS encoding EamA family transporter, whose translation is MSLDVIALVLFGALLHATWNAIIKAGTDKSLDAALVSAGGAVAALPLLPFLPLPASAAWPFIGASAILQFAYFQLVAAAYRAGDIGLVYPLMRGVAPLIIVSTSSFILKETLSGGALIGTMTICAGILTLAFEARKGSRQAIVLALANAVVIATYTYVDGIGARASGNSVSYTLWMALLPPVLLFAWAISQRGINAVAAHVRYNWWRGLIGGGGSIASYGLALWAMTKAPVAMVAALRETSILFALVISVVVLKERSSIWRYIAGAIIAAGVLVLRLG